The following is a genomic window from Rhodobium gokarnense.
ATCACGCCTTCCGTGGCCACGACGCAGGCGCCCCTTGCTCCGGCACGGCCCGTCGCCGCCACGCCGGCACCGTCCGGCGAGACGGCGGCGATCGCCGGGCAAATCGCGGCCCTCGTCGATGAGACCGCCTATCGCCAATGCCTCGCTCTGGTGCGCCGTCATATGGAAACCATCTACGCCCGCAAGGACACCGCGCCGCGCCGTGCCGTGCTGGAATATGTCCGGGCCATGGTGCAGGTGGTCGACAACCGCGGCCTTGACCTGCCGCCTGCGCTCGCTCGCCAGATCGACGCGCTGGCGTCCCAGCGCCTCGACCTCGACAGCCATTTCCAGATGCAGGAAATGCTCTACCGGATCACGGACGTGCTGTTCGAAGCGACCGAGACCCGCGGCGCCCATGCGCCCGATCATATCCAGGACGTGCTCAACTATATCGAGCGCAACATGCACAAGGGCGTGACGCTCGAAGACGCTGCGGACTTCGCCCATATCAGCCCGTGCTACCTGAGCCGGCTGTTCCGCAAGGAGATGGACATGACCTTCATCTCCTATCTGAAGACCCAGCGGATCGAGCGAGCCAAGGAACTGCTGCGGGAAAGCGACCTGCCGATCACCAATATTTCGCTCGATCTGTCGTTCCAGGACGCCAATTATTTCTGCAAGGCCTTCAGGAAAGAAGTGGGCCTATCGCCA
Proteins encoded in this region:
- a CDS encoding helix-turn-helix domain-containing protein → MFDIAIIEDEELERRALRKILETNLDGVNIVGEARNGSEAVHLLDAYSIDLMLVDIKIPRPNGLEIIQMVRDRGLKTKVIILTAYDYFEIMQGAIHLKADNFLLKPVRTEDLLNAVGECLSSITPSVATTQAPLAPARPVAATPAPSGETAAIAGQIAALVDETAYRQCLALVRRHMETIYARKDTAPRRAVLEYVRAMVQVVDNRGLDLPPALARQIDALASQRLDLDSHFQMQEMLYRITDVLFEATETRGAHAPDHIQDVLNYIERNMHKGVTLEDAADFAHISPCYLSRLFRKEMDMTFISYLKTQRIERAKELLRESDLPITNISLDLSFQDANYFCKAFRKEVGLSPSEYRRKYRRRQPDASTAAASTVSA